One stretch of Agelaius phoeniceus isolate bAgePho1 chromosome 15, bAgePho1.hap1, whole genome shotgun sequence DNA includes these proteins:
- the LOC143695254 gene encoding serine/threonine-protein kinase pim-1-like: MSATLAVLGKVCRILLERKGALVPLELALLWKVSRPGFSGFVRLLDWFEVPEGFALLMERPQRCQHLWYFLHERRFLTEPVGRGLFRQVLEAMGHCSSRGVLHPHIKAENDLVDLATGEAKLIDFGCGTILQDTFYTRMSGTPEYSPLEWILFGCYHGQPATIWSLGILLYELLCGHLPFHSNEDIVWGQLFFLPRVSQGGDELSRHEGKKGLGGAAGT; encoded by the exons ATGTCTGCCACATTAGCTGTTCTGGGCAAAGTTTGCAGGATCCTTTTGGAG CGCAAGGgcgcccttgtgcccctggagctggcgctgctgtggaAGGTGTCACGGCCTGGCTTCAGCGGCTTTGTGCGGCTCCTGGACTGGTTCGAGGTGCCCGAGGGCTTCGCGCTGCTCATGGAgcgtccgcagcgctgtcagcacctctggtacttcctgcacgagcggcggttcctgacggagcccgtggggcgggggctgttccgccaggtgctggaggccatggggcactgcagcagccgcggcgtCCTGCACCCCCACATCAAAGCAGAGAACGACCTCGTCGACCTGGCCACGGGCGAGGCGAAGCTCATCGACTTCGGCTGCGGCACGATCCTCCAGGACACGTTCTACACCCGGATGTCAG GAACGCCGGAGTACAGCCCACTGGAGTggatcctctttggctgctaccatggccagccagccaccatctggtccctgggcatcctgctctatgagctgctctgtgggcaccttcctttccacagCAACGAGGACATCGTCTGGGgccagctcttcttcctgccCCGGGTGTCTCAAGGTGGGGATGAGCTTTCAAGGCACGAGGGGAAGAAGGGGTTGGGAGGGGCGGCTGGCACATAA